The following DNA comes from Arthrobacter sp. SLBN-83.
GACGCAGGGCATCGTCGGTTGCCGTGAAGCGGATCGACTGGCCCTTGCGGGACACCAGGAAGAGGTCGTCAGTTTCCGAAACGAGCTGGGCGGAGACCAACTCATCGCCGTCACGCAGGTTGATCGCGATGACGCCGGCGGACCGGTTGGTGTCGTAGTCCTCCAGCCTGGTTTTCTTCACCAGGCCCCGCTTGGTGGCCAGGACCAGGTACGGCGACTGCTGGTAGTCCTTCAGGTCCAGGACCTGGGCGATATGTTCGTCGGGCTGGAATGCCATCAGGTTGGCAACGTGCTGGCCCTTGGCGTCCCTGCCCGCTTCCATCAGCTCGTACGCCTTGGCGCGGTAGACGCGGCCCAGGTTGGTGAAGAACAACAGCCAGTGATGGGTGGTGGTGACGAAGAAGTGTTCCACAACGTCGTCGCCGCGCAGTTGGGCACCCTTGATGCCCTTGCCGCCGCGCTGCTGTGAGCGGTAGTTGTCGCTGCGGGTGCGCTTCACGTAGCCGCCGCGGGTGATGGTGACCACCATCTCTTCTTCGGGGATCAGGTCTTCCATGGACATGTCGCCGTCATAGCCCATGAGGATCTTGGTGCGGCGGTCGTCGCCGTGCTTGTCCACGATTTCGCCCAGCTCGGTACTGATGATCCCGCGCTGGCGCTCCTCGGAGCCAAGGATTTCCTTGTACTCGGTGATCAGGGCTTCGAGTTCAGCGTGCTTTTCCTGGATCCGCTGGCGTTCCAGGGCGGCCAGGCGGCGCAACTGCATGTCGAGGATGGCGCGCGCCTGGATCTCGTCGATGTCCAGCAGTTCCATCAGCCCGTCACGTGCGGCCTCGGTGGTGCTGGAGGCGCGGATCAGGGCGATGACCTCGTCCAGCATGTCCAGTGCCTTCAGGAGGGCCCGGAGGATGTGGGCTTCCTCCTCCGCCTTGCGCAGCCGGTACCTGGTACGGCGCGCGATAACGTCCATCTGGTGCGTCACCCAGTGGCGGATGAACGCGTCAAGGCTCAGGGTGCGCGGCACGCCGTCCACGATGGCCAGCATGTTGGCCGAGAAGTTGCTCTGCAGCTCGGTGTGCTTATAGAGGTTGTTCAGCACCACCTTGGGCACGGCGTCACGCTTCAGCACGATGACCAGCCGTTGGCCGGTACGGCCGGAGGTCTCGTCCCGAAGGTCGGCGATGCCCTGGATCTTGCCGTCCTTGACCAGTTCGGCGATCTTGATGGCCAGGTTGTCCGGGTTGGCCTGGTAGGGAAGCTCAGTGACCACCAGGCAGGTGCGTCCCTGCAGCTCCTCCACCGCAACCACGGCGCGCATGGTGACGGAACCGCGGCCGGTCCGGTAGGCATCCTCGATGCCTTTGTGCCCCAAAATGGTGGCCCCGGTGGGAAAATCGGGGCCCTTGACCCGTACCAGCAGCTCCTCGAGGAGTTCCTCACGGCTGGCCTCAGGGTTGGCCAGGTACCACTGCACGCCGTCGGCCACTTCCCGGAGGTTGTGCGGCGGGATGTTGGTGGCCATGCCGACGGCGATGCCGGAGGAACCGTTCACCAGCAGGTTGGGGAACCTGGCCGGCAGGATGGTGGGTTCCTGGTTCTTGCCGTCGTAGTTGTCCTGGAAATCGACCGTTTCCTCGTCGATGTCCCGGACCATTTCCATGGCCAGCGGAGCCATCTTGGTTTCGGTGTACCGGGGAGCGGCGGCACCGTCGTTGCCCGGAGAACCAAAGTTGCCCTGCCCCAGCGCCAGCGGGTAACGCATGGTCCAGTCCTGGATCAGGCGCACCAGGGCGTCGTAGATCGCGGTGTCGCCATGGGGGTGGTACTGGCCCATGACCTCGCCCACCACGCGGGCACACTTGTTGAAGGAACGGTCGGGGCGGTAGCCGCCGTCGAACATCGCGTAGAGCACGCGGCGGTGCACGGGCTTGAGGCCGTCCCGGACGTCTGGGAGGGCGCGGCCCACAATGACGGCCATGGCGTAGTCCAGGTAGGAACGCTGCATTTCCGTCTGCAGGTCCACCTGCTCCACGCGGTCGATCAGCACGTCACCTTCAAGAACGGTGTCCGGAGTTCCGGCCTCGGAGGCGGGATTCTCGGGGGTTTCGTCGCTCATACTTTATTTTCCGTTTCAGGTATATGTCTGGTTCCGAATACTTTGGAGCGGGTCCTTAGATGTCCAGGAACCTGACGTCCTTGGCGTTCTGCTGGATGAAGTTACGGCGCGATTCCACGTCTTCGCCCATGAGGACGGAGAAGATCTGGTCGGCGGCAAGGGCGTCGTCCATGGTGACCTGCAACAGGGTGCGGTGATCCGGGTCCATGGTGGTGTCCCACAGTTCGGTGTAGTCCATCTCGCCCAGGCCCTTGTAGCGCTGGATGCCGTTGTCCTTGGGGATGCGGCGTCCTGCTGCCTGACCTGCCACCAGCTTGGCGTCGCGTTCGCGGTCGCTGTAGACATAGTCGTGCGGGGCGTTGGACCACTTGATCCGGTACAGCGGGGGCTGCGCCAGGTACACGTAGCCGTTCTCGATCAGCGGCCGCATGTAACGGAACAGCAGGGTCATCAGCAGGGTGGTGATGTGCTGGCCATCCACGTCTGCGTCTGCCATGAGGACGATCTTGTGGTACCGCAGTTTGGCGAGGTCGAAGTCCTCGCCAATGCCGGTACCAAAGGCGGTAATCATGGACTGGACCTCCGCGTTGCCCAATGCTTTGTCCAGGCGGGCCCGCTCCACGTTCAGGATCTTGCCGCGCAGCGGCAGGATGGCCTGCGTCTCGGGGTTGCGGCCGCGCTTGGCGGAACCGCCGGCGGAATCACCCTCCACGATGTAGACCTCGCACTTTTCCGGGTCCTTCGAGGAGCAGTCGGAAAGCTTGCCCGGCATGCCGAAGGATTCAAGCGGGCTCTTGCGCCGGGCGTTGTCGCGCGCCTTCCTGGCCGCCATTCGGGCCTGTGCGGCGGAAATGGCCTTGCGGATCACATCGCGGGCGGGGCCGGGGTTGCGCTCCAGCCAGTCGCCCAGTCCGTCGGTGACGACGCGCTGGACGAAGCCCTTGACCTCAGAGTTGCCCAACTTGGTCTTGGTCTGCCCCTCAAACTGGGGCTCGGCCAGCTTGACGGAAATGACGGCTGTCAGGCCCTCGCGGATGTCATCGCCCGTGAGGTTGTCGTCCTTCTCCTTGATGATGCCCTTTTCGCGGGCATACCGGTTGATGAGGGACGTCAGGGCAGCACGGAAACCTTCTTCGTGGGTGCCGCCCTCGTGGGTGTTGATGGTGTTGGCGTAGGTGTGCACGCTCTCGGAGTAGGCGCTGGTCCACTGCATGGCCATTTCCAGGGCGATGCGGCGTTCCGTGTCCTCGGTTTCGAAGGCGATGACGTCCTCGTGGACCACTTCGACTTTCTTGCCCGAGTTCAGGTGCTTGACGTAGTCCAGCAGGCCTTCGTCGTACTGGTACACCACTGTCCGGTGTTCCGCGCTGACCTCACCCTCGGTGCTGAGGTCGTCGAGGTCCAGGTCGCCGTCAGCTTCACTGGATGGCGCCTCGCGCTCATCCGTGAGCGTGATGCGCAGGCCCTTGTTGAGGAAAGCCATCTGCTGGAAGCGGGCACGGAGCGTTTCGAAATCGAATTCGGTGGTTTCGAAGATGGCCGGATCCGGGTAGAACGTCTGGCTGGTACCGGTGGCGTCCGTCTCTTCGCCCTTGACCAGGCTGCCCTGGGGCTTGCCGCCGTCGGCAAAGGACATCCTCCACACGTGCCCCTGGCGCCGCACTTCGGTATCAACCCGGCTGGAGAGGGCGTTGACCACGGAGATGCCCACGCCGTGGAGGCCGCCGGAGACGGCGTACCCGCCGCCGCCGAACTTGCCGCCGGCGTGCAGGATGGTCATGACCACCTCGACGGTGGGCTTGTGTTCAGTCGGGTGCATGTCCACGGGGATACCGCGGCCGTCGTCGACCACTTTGACGCCGCCATCGGCCTGCAGGACTACCTCGATATGGCTGCAGTAGCCGGCCAGCGCCTCATCCACGGAGTTGTCCACCACTTCGTAGACCAGGTGGTGGAGGCCGCGGGGACCCGTGGAGCCGATGTACATGCCGGGACGCTTGCGGACAGCCTCGAGGCCTTCAAGGACAGTGATGTCGCTGGCGCCGTATTCCCGTGGAGGGGCTGCCGCAGGTGGAGTATCAGGGGTGCGGCCATCCTCGACTGCTGTATCTGCTGCCAGAATATCTGTATTGTCGTTAGCCACAGGCGCTGCGACTCCTCTGTTCTCGATGATGGCCGGCCGGTTTCTCTCCCCAGGGGAAATCCACCCGCCAACAGGCACAAACTTATGGCGCCGGTGACTTGCTGACGTTTGGTGGTCCACGCTCCACACACGGGAAGTGCGCGGAGAACGGACTGAAGTCAACGTTTCATCCGCGCCCAGTTATCTGCGTCAATTCTACCGCGAACACGGGCATATCCCCGCATTCCAGGGCCTTCGCCGGCAGCGAATATGGCCATGCGAGGCTCTAGGCCCCGCCTAGGGCGGCCCCGCGGTACGCCCTCCGGGTGCCTATACACGCCGCGGTCCCTACAGCGCCCTACACGGCCTTGGACGCAGTTTCAAGAGTTGCCGTCCGGACTATCCGTACGTGTCCCGCGGCCCACGCCCGTTGACGCTGCGCCCGCCCTTGCGCCAACTGGGTGCCGAGGGGCCAAGCACCTGGATGCTGGTGACCACGCCGTCACCCAATTCGCGGCCAAATTTTTCAAGCAGGCTGCTGCTCAAAAGCCGCAGCTGGGTTGCCCAGGCAGTGGAATCGCACCGCACGTGGAGGGTGGTATCCGTGAAGCTTTCGGGTGTGCAGTGCGCTGAAATTTCCGGCCCAACCAGGGTGGCCCACTCGGCCATGACGGATCCGACAGCCACCGGCGAAGTCCAGCCCCGTTCCGCGACCAGCCGGCCAACGACCTTTCCCAGGCCAAGCGGGTCGCGGCCGGTGGCGTGGAACTGGCTGAAGCCCCTGGTGTCCCGGATGCTGCCCTTGGCCTTCGCGGAACCCGGCCGCGCCACTTTCCGCCGGACTTCGCCCCGGGCGGCCGCAGCTTCGCGCATGCGGTTCAGCGCGGCCTGCGGGGCGTCGATGTGGTCAGGTTCGCGGCCGGGCTGCAGCCCGCCGCCCTGCTCACTGCTCATCGATACCTCCCGGGATGACCTTCACCCGCCGTCCGGACAGCTCTTCCGGAATATCGGCCTCGACGGCGGCGGTCACCAGGACCTGTTCCGCGCCGGACACTATTGCCGCCAGTTTACGCCGACGCTGCACGTCCAGTTCGGCAAAGACATCGTCAAGGATGAGGATGGGGGCAGAACCGCCGGTCCGGGCATCGTCCAGCATGACGTAGTAGGAGGCAAGCCGGAGGGACAGGCACATGGACCAGGTTTCGCCATGCGAGGCGTATCCCTTGGCAGGAGCCTGGCCGAGCATCAGCTCCAGTTCGTCCCGGTGCGGGCCAACCAGGGAGATGCCCCGTTCAAGTTCCTTCTTCCGGGATTCTGCGAACGCCTGGACGTACCGTTCGGTCACTTGTTCGACGGAGAGAAGCCGCAGGTCATCCTGGTCCGCTGGAGAACCTCCGTCCGTGGTGCGCTGGGCACCGGAGGCCGGGACGCCGTCGTCGTCCATCTGGTTCTGGAGGGTTGAACGGTAGGTGGCGTCAGCGGGCTTGGACGCGTCCGTGAGTTCCGCATAGGCACGGGCGAGGTGCGGGCGGAGCCGTTCCACCAGTTCCAGCCGTGCATGCAGCAATTCCGCTCCGGCCCGGGCCATGTGCTGGTCCCACACGTCCAGGGTTGACTCGTGCGCCGCTGTAAACCGTCCCGCACGGGCCGATTTGAGCAGGGCGTTGCGCTGTTTGAGGACCCGGTCGTAATCGCTGCGGGTGGCGGCGTGGTGCGGAACGAGGCTGGCCAGCAGCTCGTCAAGGAACCGTCGCCGGTTGGACGGATCGCCCTTGACCAAGGCCAGATCTTCGGGGGCAAAAAGGACGGTCTGGCAGATGCCCAGCAGATCGCGGGCACGGACGGGGTTGCTGCGGTTGATGCGTCCCCTGTTGGCGCGGCCGGCGTTGATTTCCAATTCGAGGACCGTGGTCTGGGTGCCGCGAACCAGCCTGGCACGCACCAGTGCCCGTTCCGTGCCGAACCTCAGCAATGGCCCGTCGGAACTGACCCGGTGGGAGCTGAGTGTGGCCAGGTACCCGATGGCTTCCATCAGGTTGGTCTTGCCGATGCCGTTGGATCCCACCAGGACGGTGACGCCGGGGCCCAGGGCAAGGTCAACCTGGGCGTAACTGCGGAAGTCGGTCAGGGAAAGGTGTTCCAGATACACGCGGTTTTCGGCAATTCTGGGAACGCTGCAGGTTCCCGGTGGGTGCTACTTGGCGGGACGGGTTGCGTGGCCGCCGAACTGGTGGCGCAACGCGGAAACCATCTTCATGGCGGGCGAAGTGTCCTCCCGGGATGCGAAGCGGGCGAACAGCGCGGCGGTAATGGCAGGGGCTGGGACGGCGTTGGCGATGGCTTCTTCCACCGTCCACCGGCCTTCGCCGGAGTCCTCCACGTAATCGTCGATTGAGGCCAGGCCCGGGTCCTCGTCGAGGGCCTTGACCATAAGGTCGAGGAGCCAGGAGCGGACCACCGTTCCCTTTTGCCAGGCCCGGAACGTGCCGGGTAGGTCGGTAACGATGTCCTTGGCCGCAAGCAGTTCGTAGCCCTCGGCATACGCCTGCATCAGGCCGTATTCGATGCCGTTGTGGACCATCTTGGCGTAATGGCCGGCGCCGATGCCGCCCACATGGACAAAGCTGTCCGCCCTCTCGCCCTCCGGACGCAGCGCATCAAAGACCGGAAGGGCGCGTTCGATGTCGGCTGCGTCCCCGCCGGCCATCAGGCCGTAGCCGTTCTGCAGGCCCCAGACTCCGCCGGATACGCCGCAGTCGGCGAAGTGGATCCCCTTGGCGGCGAGCAGTTCGCCGTGCTTTTGGTCTTCGGTAAATCGGGAGTTGCCACCATCGATGACCAGGTCTCCCGGCTGCAGCTTGTCGCTGAGTTCGCTGACCACCGCGTCCGTGATAGGTCCTGCCGGGACCATGACCCAGATGATCCTGGGAGCCGGTACGGCAGCGATGAGGTCATCGACGGTGGCAGCATCGGTGACATCGGGGTTCCGGTCGTAGCCGGTGACCTCAACCCCTCCCTTGCGCAGGCGTTCGCGCATGTTGAATCCCATTTTGCCGAGGCCGATCAGTCCAATGTGCATGGTGGAACTCTTTTCTGCGCTAAGTGGCGGCGGCTGGGAGCCGATGGGTGGCGACTAATTCGGAAGGCGGACGGGCATTACCAGGTAGCGGTAGTCATCCTGGTCTTCACCGTCGGCATCGGCCTGCGCCGTGATCATGGCGGGCTTGGGTGCCGTGGTGAAGGAGAACCTGACGAACTTGGTATCGATGACGCTGAGGCCCTCAGTGAGGTAGTGCGGGTTGAAGGCAACCGTGATGTCGTCACCGGACAGCTGGGCTTCGAGTTCCTCCGATGCCTGGGCGTCCTCACCGGTGCCGGCGTCAAGGTTCAGCAGCCCGGCAGTGAAGGCGAGCCGGACCGGGGTGTTGCGCTCGGCTACCAGCGATACGCGGCGGACGGCTTCCACCAGTTCCTGGGTCTGGACCGTGGCGTGGATGGGGGTTGACTCGGGGAACAGCGACCGGATCTTCGGGTAGTCGCCGTCCACCAGCAGGGACGTGGTGGTGCGGCCGCCGCTCTCGAACCCGATTAGCCGGCTGTCGTCGTTGGACAGTGCCAGGTTGATGTCTCCGCTGTTGCCGAGGGTCTTGGCAACCTCGTTGAGGGTCTTGGCCTTGACCAGGGCGCTGGTGGAGATGCCCGGCGTAACTGGCTTCCAGGGCACTTCGCGCATTGCCAGCCGGTAGCGGTCGGTGGCCAGAAGGGTGATCAGGTCATCCTCGATCTCCATCCGCACTCCGGTGAGGATGGGCAGGGTGTCGTCCTTGCTGGCCGCGATGATGACCTGGGAAACGGCCTGGGCGAAGGCATCGCCCGGGACAGTTCCACTGATGGCGGGCAGGGCAGGCAACGGAGGGTATTCGGCTTCGGGCATGGTGGCCAGGTGGAAGCTGCTGCGGCGGCAGGTAAGCGTGACTTTGTTGCCGTCGGTTTCAACGTCCACAGGAGCGGACGGCAGGCTGCGGCAGATATCGGCGAGCAATCGGCCGGAGACCAGGATGGTGCCTTCGTCCCTGATGTCTGCGGTGATTTCCAGGCGTGCCGACGTCTCGTAGTCAAAGCTGGAGAGGCTGACGGTTCCTGCTTCGGCCTTCAGGAGCAGGCCGGAGAGGACAGGCACTGGTGGCCGCGGAGACAAGGACCGGGCTGTCCAGGTAACGGCTTCTGCCAGGACGTCCCGATCGACTCTGAACTTCACGGAGGGGTGCCGCCTTTCATTGCTGCTGCCATGTAAACCCGGGAATTTCACGGGGAAACTCCGGAAGAAGTTGGGCGCACCGCGGCTGGTGCATGGTCCGCGGAGACGGAAACCACACAAAAACCCAGGGATGGGAGCGCTGCTGACAGCTTAGCCGGAAGATCGGGGATTAACCCATCCCCTGGGAGTCCACCATGGCCCTTCACGGGCCGGAAGGCCCCCTGGACGGACCTGCGCATCGATCTTGTTGTTTGAGGGATTTCGATTTTTTGGGATTAGTAGTGTTAATAACTGCTGTGGAAACTGTGGATAACCCGGTCCTGCCCCGCAGTTCCGCAGTTAAGCCCTGTTCATCGAGTGTGCGTACGTGGGTTTTAAACAGGGTGTGGATGGGGACAACCCAGAAGCGCATTTTTAACGATCCACAGACGCCTTAAGGGTTTTAAGCCCATTAACCGTGCTTGTCCCCTTAAGTATCCACAGGCTTATCCACATGCCCCTGTTAATAAGGTATAGAGAGCGGGCCGCGGTGTGGATTCAGGAGTCGCGCTGCTGCTGCTTGATGCGGTTGGTCAGCTCGGTCACCTGGTTGTAGATCACACGGCGCTCGGCCATCAGCTCGCGGATCTTGCGGTCTGCGTGGATGACAGTGGTGTGGTCGCGGCCGCCGAGCTCCTGGCCGATCTTGGGAAGCGACATGTCAGTGAGCTCCCGGCAGAGGTACATGGCGATCTGCCGCGCAGTGACCAGGGTCCGGGTACGGGACTTGCTGCAGAGTTCTTCCATGCTCAGCTTGAAGTAGTCAGCCGTCTGCTGCAGGATCTGGGCGGACGTGATCTCCTGGGCACCGTCATCGGTGATCAGGTCCTTCAGCACCATCTCGGCGAGGGCCACGTCCACGGGCTGCCGGTTCAGGCTGGCGAATGCCGTGACCCGGATCAGGGCCCCTTCGAGTTCGCGGATGTTGCTGGAGATCTTGGACGCGATGTACTCCAAGGCATCGTCCGGGGCAGACAGTCCCTCGCTCAGCGCCTTCTTGCGGAGGATGGCGATACGGGTCTCAAGTTCCGGCGGCTGGATATCGGTCAGCAGGCCCCACTCGAAACGGGACTTCATCCGGTCCTCAAACCCGGCCAGCAGCTTGGGCGGCTGATCCGAGGTGATGACTACCTGCTTGTTGTTGTTGTGCAGGGCATTGAAGGTGTGGAAGAACTCCTCCAGCGTCCGGTCCTTGCCGGCCAGGAACTGGATGTCGTCAATCAGCAGGACATCGACGTTCCGGTACGTCGTCTTGAAGCTCGTGCCTTCGTCATCGCGGATCGAGTTGATGAAGTCGTTGGTGAATTCTTCCGAATTTACGTAGCGGACGCGGATCCCGCTGTAAAGACGACGGGCGTAATGGCCGATCGCATGCAGGAGGTGGGTCTTGCCCAGGCCCGAATCACCATAGATGAAGAGCGGGTTGTAAGCCTTGG
Coding sequences within:
- the gyrB gene encoding DNA topoisomerase (ATP-hydrolyzing) subunit B codes for the protein MANDNTDILAADTAVEDGRTPDTPPAAAPPREYGASDITVLEGLEAVRKRPGMYIGSTGPRGLHHLVYEVVDNSVDEALAGYCSHIEVVLQADGGVKVVDDGRGIPVDMHPTEHKPTVEVVMTILHAGGKFGGGGYAVSGGLHGVGISVVNALSSRVDTEVRRQGHVWRMSFADGGKPQGSLVKGEETDATGTSQTFYPDPAIFETTEFDFETLRARFQQMAFLNKGLRITLTDEREAPSSEADGDLDLDDLSTEGEVSAEHRTVVYQYDEGLLDYVKHLNSGKKVEVVHEDVIAFETEDTERRIALEMAMQWTSAYSESVHTYANTINTHEGGTHEEGFRAALTSLINRYAREKGIIKEKDDNLTGDDIREGLTAVISVKLAEPQFEGQTKTKLGNSEVKGFVQRVVTDGLGDWLERNPGPARDVIRKAISAAQARMAARKARDNARRKSPLESFGMPGKLSDCSSKDPEKCEVYIVEGDSAGGSAKRGRNPETQAILPLRGKILNVERARLDKALGNAEVQSMITAFGTGIGEDFDLAKLRYHKIVLMADADVDGQHITTLLMTLLFRYMRPLIENGYVYLAQPPLYRIKWSNAPHDYVYSDRERDAKLVAGQAAGRRIPKDNGIQRYKGLGEMDYTELWDTTMDPDHRTLLQVTMDDALAADQIFSVLMGEDVESRRNFIQQNAKDVRFLDI
- the dnaN gene encoding DNA polymerase III subunit beta, giving the protein MKFRVDRDVLAEAVTWTARSLSPRPPVPVLSGLLLKAEAGTVSLSSFDYETSARLEITADIRDEGTILVSGRLLADICRSLPSAPVDVETDGNKVTLTCRRSSFHLATMPEAEYPPLPALPAISGTVPGDAFAQAVSQVIIAASKDDTLPILTGVRMEIEDDLITLLATDRYRLAMREVPWKPVTPGISTSALVKAKTLNEVAKTLGNSGDINLALSNDDSRLIGFESGGRTTTSLLVDGDYPKIRSLFPESTPIHATVQTQELVEAVRRVSLVAERNTPVRLAFTAGLLNLDAGTGEDAQASEELEAQLSGDDITVAFNPHYLTEGLSVIDTKFVRFSFTTAPKPAMITAQADADGEDQDDYRYLVMPVRLPN
- the recF gene encoding DNA replication/repair protein RecF (All proteins in this family for which functions are known are DNA-binding proteins that assist the filamentation of RecA onto DNA for the initiation of recombination or recombinational repair.); this translates as MYLEHLSLTDFRSYAQVDLALGPGVTVLVGSNGIGKTNLMEAIGYLATLSSHRVSSDGPLLRFGTERALVRARLVRGTQTTVLELEINAGRANRGRINRSNPVRARDLLGICQTVLFAPEDLALVKGDPSNRRRFLDELLASLVPHHAATRSDYDRVLKQRNALLKSARAGRFTAAHESTLDVWDQHMARAGAELLHARLELVERLRPHLARAYAELTDASKPADATYRSTLQNQMDDDGVPASGAQRTTDGGSPADQDDLRLLSVEQVTERYVQAFAESRKKELERGISLVGPHRDELELMLGQAPAKGYASHGETWSMCLSLRLASYYVMLDDARTGGSAPILILDDVFAELDVQRRRKLAAIVSGAEQVLVTAAVEADIPEELSGRRVKVIPGGIDEQ
- the gnd gene encoding phosphogluconate dehydrogenase (NAD(+)-dependent, decarboxylating), whose amino-acid sequence is MGSQPPPLSAEKSSTMHIGLIGLGKMGFNMRERLRKGGVEVTGYDRNPDVTDAATVDDLIAAVPAPRIIWVMVPAGPITDAVVSELSDKLQPGDLVIDGGNSRFTEDQKHGELLAAKGIHFADCGVSGGVWGLQNGYGLMAGGDAADIERALPVFDALRPEGERADSFVHVGGIGAGHYAKMVHNGIEYGLMQAYAEGYELLAAKDIVTDLPGTFRAWQKGTVVRSWLLDLMVKALDEDPGLASIDDYVEDSGEGRWTVEEAIANAVPAPAITAALFARFASREDTSPAMKMVSALRHQFGGHATRPAK
- the gyrA gene encoding DNA gyrase subunit A; the protein is MSDETPENPASEAGTPDTVLEGDVLIDRVEQVDLQTEMQRSYLDYAMAVIVGRALPDVRDGLKPVHRRVLYAMFDGGYRPDRSFNKCARVVGEVMGQYHPHGDTAIYDALVRLIQDWTMRYPLALGQGNFGSPGNDGAAAPRYTETKMAPLAMEMVRDIDEETVDFQDNYDGKNQEPTILPARFPNLLVNGSSGIAVGMATNIPPHNLREVADGVQWYLANPEASREELLEELLVRVKGPDFPTGATILGHKGIEDAYRTGRGSVTMRAVVAVEELQGRTCLVVTELPYQANPDNLAIKIAELVKDGKIQGIADLRDETSGRTGQRLVIVLKRDAVPKVVLNNLYKHTELQSNFSANMLAIVDGVPRTLSLDAFIRHWVTHQMDVIARRTRYRLRKAEEEAHILRALLKALDMLDEVIALIRASSTTEAARDGLMELLDIDEIQARAILDMQLRRLAALERQRIQEKHAELEALITEYKEILGSEERQRGIISTELGEIVDKHGDDRRTKILMGYDGDMSMEDLIPEEEMVVTITRGGYVKRTRSDNYRSQQRGGKGIKGAQLRGDDVVEHFFVTTTHHWLLFFTNLGRVYRAKAYELMEAGRDAKGQHVANLMAFQPDEHIAQVLDLKDYQQSPYLVLATKRGLVKKTRLEDYDTNRSAGVIAINLRDGDELVSAQLVSETDDLFLVSRKGQSIRFTATDDALRPMGRATSGVTGMKFREDDELLAADVVTDGSFVFIVTEGGYAKRTAVEEYRLQGRGGLGIKVGKYQEERGHLVGALIVQEEDEVLVVMEGGKVVRSSVAGVPAKGRDTMGVIFAKPDKNDRIIEVARNSERGLEEEESGGDDVTLAEDGGTAGESAAPPMAEESPAVESEDASGDAEPNEDNTEVTSE
- the dnaA gene encoding chromosomal replication initiator protein DnaA; translation: MTVDEANHANTVGSSWRRVVSLLEQDHRVSPRQRGFVILAQAQGLIGSTLLVAVPNELTREVLQTQVKEALDDALHNVFSEDIRCAIDVDTDLVPIHEEPEPVVEPAFAPDQVIEQKPQPMLPSTSHEFGRLNPKYVFDTFVIGSSNRFAHAAAVAVAEAPAKAYNPLFIYGDSGLGKTHLLHAIGHYARRLYSGIRVRYVNSEEFTNDFINSIRDDEGTSFKTTYRNVDVLLIDDIQFLAGKDRTLEEFFHTFNALHNNNKQVVITSDQPPKLLAGFEDRMKSRFEWGLLTDIQPPELETRIAILRKKALSEGLSAPDDALEYIASKISSNIRELEGALIRVTAFASLNRQPVDVALAEMVLKDLITDDGAQEITSAQILQQTADYFKLSMEELCSKSRTRTLVTARQIAMYLCRELTDMSLPKIGQELGGRDHTTVIHADRKIRELMAERRVIYNQVTELTNRIKQQQRDS
- a CDS encoding DUF721 domain-containing protein — encoded protein: MSSEQGGGLQPGREPDHIDAPQAALNRMREAAAARGEVRRKVARPGSAKAKGSIRDTRGFSQFHATGRDPLGLGKVVGRLVAERGWTSPVAVGSVMAEWATLVGPEISAHCTPESFTDTTLHVRCDSTAWATQLRLLSSSLLEKFGRELGDGVVTSIQVLGPSAPSWRKGGRSVNGRGPRDTYG